One genomic region from Antedon mediterranea chromosome 3, ecAntMedi1.1, whole genome shotgun sequence encodes:
- the LOC140044804 gene encoding uncharacterized protein isoform X2 gives MYIVFILLLSVKQATGSCNHEGKNCEWNMFAHRCRCQNLGLTCVPRNILECPNIISLQLENNNITEINVTDLMPYKVKLTSLKLSNNQISSIALGSFEGMAHLEELFLARNQLISLQDGIFSGLTSLKKLFLSSNNIKSIEDTVFNNLEELQTLDLSGNKLSTLSSNVFSELVKLRELYLSSNCLIQVPAFLDTMPILTELDLSKNMISLFPRNTLSKLTKLKILELSSNNISFIERNALYNMSFLEELYLDNNTITSLQPNILWGNQEEMSDLQALTIFDIHNNNITEILKDFMRHLPAIETLNLSGNQIQSIEPASFSAMNNLRSLLLRQNQLNYFDSDLFKDETAMDIKECKKEQKTFNYLQDINLSENKMVSAPSANFFTMMPSLKYFELTENQLKCDCDILQIVYWFNSSKHDISSKHFLGKCAMPSNLQGTSIVNVNSKDIADGPCENALIENRNTSLMVNAGEKVIINCNTSGNPSPSICWNVPQSLTHSDLNISMERIVIPEVSNKYEGSYTCNVENVFNNDSVTYRVLINKNRLVTTLPIKKTSTEKQDYSGRTTTESSYVTKQSKLQTFTIIASIFLCFTVVFIIYMVRCHGSQMELCQRHGSESDLRSNRIARDRRRVYKTLVEERENIEIRNLEHFT, from the coding sequence atgtatattgtatttattctatTACTCTCTGTCAAACAAGCAACTGGAAGCTGCAACCATGAAGGAAAGAACTGTGAATGGAACATGTTCGCACATCGATGTAGATGCCAAAACTTGGGTCTGACATGTGTTCCTCGGAACATTTTAGAATGTCCAAACATAATTTCCCTTCAACTCGAAAATAACAACATAACTGAGATAAATGTTACAGATTTGATGCCATATAAAGTAAAGTTAACAAGCCTGAAATTATCAAATAACCAGATATCATCAATTGCTTTGGGATCATTTGAAGGTATGGCACATCTGGAAGAACTTTTCCTTGCTAGAAATCAACTGATATCTCTTCAAGATGGCATCTTTAGTGGATTAACGAGTCtgaaaaaactatttttaagtAGCAATAACATTAAGTCAATAGaagatactgtatttaataatcTTGAAGAACTGCAGACTCTTGATCTGTCTGGAAACAAGCTGTCAACATTATCCAGCAATGTCTTCAGTGAGTTAGTAAAGTTAAGGGAACTGTATCTGTCCAGTAACTGCTTAATTCAAGTTCCAGCTTTTCTGGATACCATGCCTATATTGACAGAACTTGATTTGAGTAAAAATATGATATCTCTGTTTCCAAGGAATACTCTTTCTAAACTGACAAAGCTTAAAATCTTGGAACTTAGTTCAAATAATATAAGTTTCATTGAAAGGAATGCTTTGTATAATATGTCGTTCCTCGAAGAGCTTTACCTGGATAACAACACTATTACCAGTCTGCAACCAAATATACTGTGGGGCAATCAAGAAGAGATGTCTGATCTTCAGGCATTAACTATTTTTGATAttcataacaataatataacagAAATACTTAAAGATTTCATGAGGCATCTGCCTGCTATAGAAACTTTAAATCTGTCAGGAAATCAGATACAATCTATTGAACCTGCGTCATTTAGCGCCATGAATAATTTGAGATCTTTACTGTTACGGCAAAATCAACTGAATTATTTTGATAGCGATTTGTTTAAAGATGAAACAGCTATGGATATAAAGGAGTGTAAAAAGGAGcaaaaaacattcaattactTGCAAGATATTAATCTCTCAGAAAACAAAATGGTGTCTGCACCATCTGCAAACTTCTTTACCATGATGCCCTCGTTGAAATATTTTGAACTTACAGAAAATCAGTTAAAGTGCGATTGTGATATTCTCCAAATTGTCTATTGGTTTAATAGTAGTAAACATGACATTTCTTCTAAACACTTCTTGGGAAAATGTGCCATGCCATCAAACTTACAAGGGACATCAATTGTTAATGTGAACTCCAAAGACATAGCTGATGGTCCATGTGAAAATGCATTGATAGAAAATAGAAATACTTCATTGATGGTAAACGCCGGAGAGAAAGTTATCATAAATTGTAACACAAGTGGCAATCCTTCGCCAAGTATCTGTTGGAATGTTCCACAATCTCTGACACACTCTGATTTAAACATCAGCATGGAAAGAATAGTCATTCCGGAAGTATCAAATAAGTATGAAGGAAGTTACACATGCAATGTAgaaaatgttttcaataatgACAGTGTTACATATAGAGttctgataaataaaaatagactGGTAACCACGTTGCCGATAAAGAAAACTTCAACTGAAAAGCAGGACTATTCAGGACGAACGACAACTGAATCTTCTTATGTCACAAAGCAGAGCAAGCTGCAGACGTTTACAATTATTGCCAGTATTTTTCTGTGTTTTACCGtggtttttataatttatatggtGCGTTGCCATGGAAGTCAGATGGAGTTGTGCCAAAGACATGGTTCCGAGTCGGATTTAAGAAGCAATAGAATAGCAAGAGATAGAAGACGGGTTTACAAAACATTAGTTGAGGAAAGAGAGAACATTGAAATCAGAAATCTTGAACATTTTACTTAG
- the LOC140044804 gene encoding uncharacterized protein isoform X1, with translation MIGNISCAAGFNCNNTMSNVVLHTKNKTNSRRITHKAQRLNIKMYIVFILLLSVKQATGSCNHEGKNCEWNMFAHRCRCQNLGLTCVPRNILECPNIISLQLENNNITEINVTDLMPYKVKLTSLKLSNNQISSIALGSFEGMAHLEELFLARNQLISLQDGIFSGLTSLKKLFLSSNNIKSIEDTVFNNLEELQTLDLSGNKLSTLSSNVFSELVKLRELYLSSNCLIQVPAFLDTMPILTELDLSKNMISLFPRNTLSKLTKLKILELSSNNISFIERNALYNMSFLEELYLDNNTITSLQPNILWGNQEEMSDLQALTIFDIHNNNITEILKDFMRHLPAIETLNLSGNQIQSIEPASFSAMNNLRSLLLRQNQLNYFDSDLFKDETAMDIKECKKEQKTFNYLQDINLSENKMVSAPSANFFTMMPSLKYFELTENQLKCDCDILQIVYWFNSSKHDISSKHFLGKCAMPSNLQGTSIVNVNSKDIADGPCENALIENRNTSLMVNAGEKVIINCNTSGNPSPSICWNVPQSLTHSDLNISMERIVIPEVSNKYEGSYTCNVENVFNNDSVTYRVLINKNRLVTTLPIKKTSTEKQDYSGRTTTESSYVTKQSKLQTFTIIASIFLCFTVVFIIYMVRCHGSQMELCQRHGSESDLRSNRIARDRRRVYKTLVEERENIEIRNLEHFT, from the exons ATGATAGGGAATATATCATGTGCTGCTGGGTTTAACTGTAATAACACCATGTCGAATGTTGTTTTGCATACGAAGAATAAAACTAACTCACGACGGATCACACATAAAGCACAGAGGCT gaATATCAAGatgtatattgtatttattctatTACTCTCTGTCAAACAAGCAACTGGAAGCTGCAACCATGAAGGAAAGAACTGTGAATGGAACATGTTCGCACATCGATGTAGATGCCAAAACTTGGGTCTGACATGTGTTCCTCGGAACATTTTAGAATGTCCAAACATAATTTCCCTTCAACTCGAAAATAACAACATAACTGAGATAAATGTTACAGATTTGATGCCATATAAAGTAAAGTTAACAAGCCTGAAATTATCAAATAACCAGATATCATCAATTGCTTTGGGATCATTTGAAGGTATGGCACATCTGGAAGAACTTTTCCTTGCTAGAAATCAACTGATATCTCTTCAAGATGGCATCTTTAGTGGATTAACGAGTCtgaaaaaactatttttaagtAGCAATAACATTAAGTCAATAGaagatactgtatttaataatcTTGAAGAACTGCAGACTCTTGATCTGTCTGGAAACAAGCTGTCAACATTATCCAGCAATGTCTTCAGTGAGTTAGTAAAGTTAAGGGAACTGTATCTGTCCAGTAACTGCTTAATTCAAGTTCCAGCTTTTCTGGATACCATGCCTATATTGACAGAACTTGATTTGAGTAAAAATATGATATCTCTGTTTCCAAGGAATACTCTTTCTAAACTGACAAAGCTTAAAATCTTGGAACTTAGTTCAAATAATATAAGTTTCATTGAAAGGAATGCTTTGTATAATATGTCGTTCCTCGAAGAGCTTTACCTGGATAACAACACTATTACCAGTCTGCAACCAAATATACTGTGGGGCAATCAAGAAGAGATGTCTGATCTTCAGGCATTAACTATTTTTGATAttcataacaataatataacagAAATACTTAAAGATTTCATGAGGCATCTGCCTGCTATAGAAACTTTAAATCTGTCAGGAAATCAGATACAATCTATTGAACCTGCGTCATTTAGCGCCATGAATAATTTGAGATCTTTACTGTTACGGCAAAATCAACTGAATTATTTTGATAGCGATTTGTTTAAAGATGAAACAGCTATGGATATAAAGGAGTGTAAAAAGGAGcaaaaaacattcaattactTGCAAGATATTAATCTCTCAGAAAACAAAATGGTGTCTGCACCATCTGCAAACTTCTTTACCATGATGCCCTCGTTGAAATATTTTGAACTTACAGAAAATCAGTTAAAGTGCGATTGTGATATTCTCCAAATTGTCTATTGGTTTAATAGTAGTAAACATGACATTTCTTCTAAACACTTCTTGGGAAAATGTGCCATGCCATCAAACTTACAAGGGACATCAATTGTTAATGTGAACTCCAAAGACATAGCTGATGGTCCATGTGAAAATGCATTGATAGAAAATAGAAATACTTCATTGATGGTAAACGCCGGAGAGAAAGTTATCATAAATTGTAACACAAGTGGCAATCCTTCGCCAAGTATCTGTTGGAATGTTCCACAATCTCTGACACACTCTGATTTAAACATCAGCATGGAAAGAATAGTCATTCCGGAAGTATCAAATAAGTATGAAGGAAGTTACACATGCAATGTAgaaaatgttttcaataatgACAGTGTTACATATAGAGttctgataaataaaaatagactGGTAACCACGTTGCCGATAAAGAAAACTTCAACTGAAAAGCAGGACTATTCAGGACGAACGACAACTGAATCTTCTTATGTCACAAAGCAGAGCAAGCTGCAGACGTTTACAATTATTGCCAGTATTTTTCTGTGTTTTACCGtggtttttataatttatatggtGCGTTGCCATGGAAGTCAGATGGAGTTGTGCCAAAGACATGGTTCCGAGTCGGATTTAAGAAGCAATAGAATAGCAAGAGATAGAAGACGGGTTTACAAAACATTAGTTGAGGAAAGAGAGAACATTGAAATCAGAAATCTTGAACATTTTACTTAG